Proteins from a genomic interval of Polyodon spathula isolate WHYD16114869_AA chromosome 1, ASM1765450v1, whole genome shotgun sequence:
- the LOC121322990 gene encoding fibrinogen beta chain-like, translating into MRSEEFNTFEARNVKGTLASLRSEVSNLSQNYDHIFQYVNSMSYVIRERQRQTLGWTLIQTRQDGSVDFGRRWDSYKNGFGNIAVDHGKGFCNAPGEYWLGNDKISQLTKMGPNGIIIEMEDWNGSRVHAHYSQFMLQNEATKYTVAVGNNKSNAGNCLLEGAQKLYGENRTMTIQNSMMFSTYDRDHDRW; encoded by the exons ATGCGAAGTGAAGAATTCAACACTTTTGAAGCAAGAAATGTAAAAGGAACATTGGCCTCGCTGAGAAGTGAGGTGTCCAATCTTTCTCAAAACTATGACCATATCTTTCAATATGTGAACAGTATGTCATATGTCATTAGAGAGCGACAAAGACAAACTCTTG GATGGACATTGATTCAGACCAGGCAGGATGGCAGTGTTGACTTCGGCAGAAGATGGGACAGCTACAAGAATGGGTTTGGAAATATTGCAGTGGATCATGGCAAAGGTTTCTGCAATGCCCCTG GGGAGTATTGGCTAGGAAATGATAAGATCAGCCAACTTACAAAAATGGGACCAAATGGAATTATTATCGAGATGGAAGACTGGAATGGAAGCAGGGTACATGCTCACTACAGCCAGTTCATGCTGCAGAATGAAGCCACCAAGTACACAGTGGCGGTCGGCAACAACAAAAGCAATGCTGGAAACTGCCTTCTGGAAGGAGCTCAGAAGCTATATGGGGAAAACAGGACTATGACCATCCAGAACAGCATGATGTTCAGCACATATGACAGAGACCATGACAGATG GTAA